The following is a genomic window from Carassius gibelio isolate Cgi1373 ecotype wild population from Czech Republic chromosome B7, carGib1.2-hapl.c, whole genome shotgun sequence.
ttaatgttccacagaaaaaagagaGTATAAATTTTAGAATGACGATGgaatttttggggtgaattatccctttttGAATGTGATGTTTGCCACTCTTTATTGGTCTtgtgaacaatatatatatatatatatatatatgtatatgtatatatatatatatatataattttattattattattatttttttttttactgaaacggACAGAcctgtaaaattatttaattaataaatgacaccTCGGCAGTAGATGTGTCTGTTTATATCTCTGCCAAGTGCATTATTTGTTTCAAAAATTTAATTTGCCATGAATAACCAAACAAGGCAAACCTCTTGCTATTTATGAACTTCTTTCACATTGTTAATTATGTTTAGTTCATGTCATCAGTAACGCTTACATACTAGAAGTTTCTTTCTCACAGGTGCACTGATGCTGTAATCTGAGTAAAAGATATATCAGGGCAAAAATATAAAGCTTTAATTTTCGTCCGTGTTAATTAATGGTTTTGTTTGCGGAAGAGCGAATGGTCTGTCTCTGCTGCTCCTGGGGCTCGACTGTCAAAGGCGATAAATCAGCTGGTTGTTTAATTAATGAGTCTCGCACCCGAGCCCGGATATGAATGTGTGGAATAAGAAGAGAAACCACGCTGAACAATGACGTGCTTtccatagtgtgtgtgtgcgcgcgcgcgctatttttaatgtcattatacGAAAAGCAGACAGACGGGGAGCGCAGAAGTAGCAGAGTCTGCAGCATATGAACTCCTCAAGAGTCTCCACTGGAACACAGTGATATAGAGTCAAGCACTGTTCGCACTTTTAACAACTTTGCGGAGCAAAGTAAGTATTTCTGGGGAACTTTGTTTCTTTTcggtttttttttacagagttgtATCTCTGCTCCGCCGCATTTATTTATCATCTTTATCGTCGCGGAAGTGCAGTCAAGATTATCCCGAGAAAAAGCACCTGTTACAAACAGTAGCTGCGGTCTTTTATTTGGCCTATATCTCTAAGagtgttattattatattcagaTATAATATTATCCACAGTGATCATGTCAGAATCTGTACGGAAGATGTTGAGGGCGAAACTGGTGGTGCTGGGAAGAGATAACTGTGGGAAGACAGGTAACActgctgtgttttattttttgggaGGTTTAATAACTATTGGTTGGTCTCAATGACTCTTAACTgatctgtttttctcttttaaactCCAGCTCTGTGTGTCAGATTCATCACCAGACGTTTCATTGGAGAGTATGAACATAAAAGGggtaaaacaaatgaaatacaaaCTCACTGATGCTGTGAAGCTGTTTCCATGCTCTTAACATTTGTGCAAATGCATTGTAGTCAAGTAATCTGCATCATATGACATGCCATATACCTTTTGTGTCTTTAGAGGTCACCTACAGATGTCAGAAAATTGTGGACAAGGAGGCGATTGAGCTGGAGATTTTAGACACTGTTAATAAGGTACAGAGCCTAGATCTTAGGCTGATGATATacagggcaactttttgagcaatgttgcccGGAAGGTTTGGGAAATATTGCCGTCAATGGGCAACCTGATGAGACACCGGGCCCACAACCGATATAAAATATCCAGAGAGAAATTTGTTACCCATTCTCATTGGGAAAGTGCTCAAGCAGCATTGCTCAAAAAAGTTGCCCTGTGTATCTCTGTCGCTGCATCTGCCGCCGTGCTGTTTATACTGTCATATTTATCCACAGCAGGATGATCTTGTCTTGTCATACAGCTGATGAGACACAGGACTCTCTGAACCATTCCTTTCCTTTCATGTGGTGGAGCGGCTTTAACAGCCCGCCTGCCATTGATCATGTTACACAGCAGAGCAGCACTTGTTAAGTCATAGGATTTGACTGAAGCTTTACCATCTGTGTGAATGCAGTAGTCTAGCAGTTCTGATGTTTTGGATGACTTTGATACACCCAGTGTATGTCTTAGAGCCTGTACTAATGCGCTGATGATataaatcaggtgtgttaaaaggatagctcacccaaaaatgaaaattctgtcatcgtcatgctgtttcaaatctgtatggtttctttctttctggAGTACAAAATAATGTCTGTCAGCACACTGAAACATTGTATGGCTATTTTTGTGTctgcaatgaaagtcagtggggtttcatttttgggaaaactatgcttttaaataatggagacatccaaaatgtgcagtgctgcGACTGGAGGACCATGATTAAGAACAACTGCATTTGAGAAGCAGGATGTTCTGGTTCTGTGGATTTAATTTACATCCCTCgtgcttcaaatttgcttttagAATCACATCTTTGAAAGTCCAGATGTGCATCTGCTCTATCCTCACAGATCTGTTTGTTTTTAGGAATGTGTAGGTCCTGCGGCGTCCTCTCTGGAGAGTTCCATTAAATGGGGTGATGGGTTTCTCATTATGTACTCCGTGACGGACCGCAGCAGTTTTGAGGCTGTGTCGCGCCTGAAGAGACTGATTGACCACGTCAAACAAACGCTTGGTAAGGCTAAGACTTGATCAGATGTTCTGCTCTTAGTGCTACTGCGAGTAGTCCTGTTTATGTATATGGCCCCTCCAACTAGCGAATAGCGCCGTTATCCATCAGTGTGACTCAGCCTGCCTTAATTGGTCTCAGTTCAGAGATTTCACCTCAGGCATGAACTCTTAATATAGAACAATACAGCCTGTGAGTGTAAGTTTGAAAATGACAGATAGATATGTggaaagagataaagagagagaggatCACAACACTGCAGTCTTTTATTATGCCATCCATCTCCAGGTACTGTCATTTTAATGGCAGTCTGTTCTTCTTCAGAGCCACAGCATCCATTACAtcattctgtgtctgtgtgtgcgtatgtgtctTCTAGGTATTCCAGCAGTCATCGTTGCCAACAAATGTGACATGGAGAACGGCCGTGTGGTGAGGACAGATGAGGGACAGGCTTTAGCCTCAGACCTGAGGTCAGTATGCTTTGCTCTTACTGATTTCGCCACAATTATAAGTGAtagtatgaaataaatacaaatataggttacaagatgcttcaagaaacctgcaaaagctacctgaaaaactatgTGCAAGTGCAGCAAGGGCAAAAACTGCTTTAAATGCAAAggatggtcacaccaaatgttgatttaatttagttaatagaagtaaataaaatgataaaatatatttatgacattatttttaacagcatttttaTGTAAGTGCCTAAAACTTataacagtactgtagctttgaaggcaggtttcttgaagcatcttggagacattTCCACAGTtgttctggattgagtctgtctcaggttgttctgtttcttcatgttattccagacagacttatgatgatgagatcagatctctgtgtggagcactagcTGTTGTCAgtctccttgtgcaaacaaaaaactCACTGCATTATTACGATTAATGGAAAAATGAATGTTTAGAAATGTAAGATGATATTACCGGtacctactgacacactacagcagaagattttttttttttttttttttttgagaaaatgctagtgttctaataattttgttcatcactgcattttaattataataatgtataattaacTTCATTACACTCCATTGATTACTcaaaacaatttacaataaaaaagctAGTTATTTACTACAGGATTTTGTCCTAATTTTATTATTATCCATTTTTATCAAACATTTTGATTTATCCACTTCACTACCCATCAGATTGTGGAGACACTGAGATGATTTTCAGTTTGATTTAAATGCCTGAACTACATCAGttaatgttttgaatttgaaGGCGTTGCTGTGTGTTAAAGTCAGGGTTTGACTGGTGGTGCAGGTGCAGTTTCTTTGAGCTGTCTGTGGCAGAGGACGCTTCGGCAGTGGAGGCCGCGTGCGCGCAGCTCGTGCGTGAGGTGCGTCAGGAGTtccagcgccacctgctggctaTGGACAAGCGCTCACGGATGCTGCAGATGAGACATGCACTCAAAAACAAACTCACAAGGAGTAAAACCATGCAGTGGTGACCAGAAAGAGTAAACGCAGTTCAGACATGACTACCGTAGTGCTGTATCCTATCGGAGAACAAGTGCCTTATGGGTTTCCAAATAGTGTCATGGACATTGCTATGTGTGTATGACAGAaaacataaagcatttttttaaatgtgcactgGATCCCTTAAAACTCTGTCTTTCCTTGTTTGGACAAACAGTAGTCTCACCTTAAACTTTTGTAACTGAATGAACCAGAAGCTGACATGTTGGAACAACAAACAGAACAAAGTTGAGATTCTACAGTAAGCCAACCTCTGTGTGCATTAAACCGTTTTACTATAAAGTATTTCAAAATTGAAATGGATCCATTTGACCACTTGAGATCAGTGTACCTCTTATTTTGCATCAATTTCACTGTAAATGACATCATTCCAGTGCAATAATCattctgtatttaaataaattttatgtgTGAGAAGtcataaatgtttgtttatagGCACTAAATGTATTCTGATAGACTGCGCTTGTCTAGTGTGATTTGTCATATTTAAAATGGCAGATGATCTGTCTCTTCTGACTTGGTATTCTGATGCTCTTTTGATCCAATTTCATTCTCACATGCCTCTATGAGATTGAAATGTCATGAGGGAACAGAACCAATTACATGCTGTTTTTCTATCTTCCACAGCTGTTTTTAGACTTACATCCTGCCTTTGTGCACAGTCCACTCTGTGGAGtaaaatgctttcaaaatgtatcatAATGCCAAACTTTGTATTATTAATTGTGCATGTATTTGGTTAAATGTACATTAGTACGAAAGTGTTAATATCCATTTGCTGCTTCAATTTAGAACAGATCtagcaagaaaaaaaagactatttaatttacaattttatttagcaaaaatggtaaaaataaataaatacaaattgatCAAATGCTCCAGTAATATCCAGCCTCCTCAACAGAAAGAATTCATGAAGTTATATATTCAGATAACTTACACATGGACTTCTATGAGAAAAGGTAAACAGACATCAGGCAACACACAAGATTAAGAAacgaaacatacaaaatgtagaaaagtaaaatgaaacaaaagagcAATACACATCCCTTTTAAAAACTAATATGAAAGAATCTAGACACTTTTTATACAACAAATCGATGTAAATTGTGttcttaattaataattaagGACATTAGATTAAGCACTGATTTGTTTTCACGTTGCATTAATCTAGCCTTGATTTTTCTTGAGGGTTTCATCAACCTGAATGAGGTAACGGCATGAGGTGTAAGAATGTGAATCTTCATATGCATTAATATGCGCATCttgaaaacatgaacaaaagcCTGAGCTGAGCTCTCGGTAAACACTATTAATATCTGAGGAGATCAGATTTCACACACTTCAGGACACAATACCCAATTCTCATGTGTAGGGAACATGAATGAGGAGACACAGTAGATTCTTATTTATCTCATCAGAGTACATCTGTCACAGAAGCACCGTCAGTCCTACTAAACACATCTGGCCTCAGGATTCTTGGCTCTAAAGGACGAGAGATGACATTTGCTAATGTCTCATCTGATCAGCATTTATGTAAGGGCTCTCatcccttctctttttcttcaatACACTAGAAAACCTGACATACCATTAAACCACCCAACAGAATGCAGCTTCTCTACATGCCACTTTGGAATTTTTCGCAATTGTGATGAAATATGTTTCCGTATTAGCTTCTATCAGACAAAATGTGTGAATGCTTCTGATTGCTGAAAACCTTTTTGAAAATGCATATGCGATATGAGGGGGTGGATATACCCAGATCATCATACTGGGATGGGACGTTTTTTCATAAACGGTTTCATAAAAAGGTGAACGAACATACCAGCAATGTATTTCATGTTTTGATATAAGACTCAAGCACTTTAAAGTGTATTCTTATGTGTAGTGGTCAGATTCACTATAGGCAGCGCAGGCACCGTCCTCACTAACACAACCTGAATGATCACACACTAGATGATAAAGTAGATTCTGTTTCCGAAAAGGGAAAAATACGCACTCATTTCGCTGACAACTGACTCTAGGACACCGACAAGTCATAACACTACGATGAAACAGCCTAACATAGTCTATAGAACTTAAGGCAACCAATACACAGAGGCTACAGCAGGCCAGAGCTGCATGTTTAGCATTGAAAACACTCACAAACCTCAAATGAAGATATAATAAACACTGTAGATTTTTCTGTCTTTTATCAAAAGCGTTTGACACCACCGTGTTTCTGGATTATTTCTTgtgcttggtttttttttttaacaccatggaagtgtcattttggcacaGGTGTTAAACTGGTCTGGTGTGTTTGTCTGTGCTTGTTTGTGTGCAGTCACACACTGAAATACACAGCGGTGAGAGAGCTCCGATACGGTAAATAAAGCGCTAACAGAGGAGACACTGGTAGAAGTAGTTGCGCTAGGCACGCATAACGTCTGCCGTGTTGTGCTTTTGGACAGGTTTACAGTGAACAGTGTAGTAAAGTGTGTTAAAACGATACAGAACAGAAGCCCTTAAATTGGCCCATAAGCAAAACGTTACTGGCATAGCGGTTTCATGGGATATTTCTGACTGCATGATTCCTCCCAAGTTGTTGGACAAGGCATGAGACCCCTGCTACAGTTTTGGGGAAATAAAAAAATCCTCTGGATGTGGAAATGGAGCGAGAGTGATGTGAGAGACATCTCAGATCATTCCCTTCTGTGATGCCGCTTGAACCGCGCTCTCAGTAAATCACATCTGTTTAGTAGATAAGGCATGGTCAGAATTTACCTCACAGACACTTCAGGACTGACACTACAAATACTACACTACTACTCTTAAATATCTATTTAATGCTCAGAGTAATCGAAAAGAAGAGTTCCCTGTGGCATCCATTATTTGGCAGAACTGAACTACGGAATATTAtcgtaaaattataaataatgtgtaaaaaatagcaaaacatatttacagaaatgttattttctcGGTTTTTAAAAACACCACAAGATAGACAAATGCAAATGATACTAGTCAAACCTCCAGAAGAACGCCTGGAAGACCTGTATTTCTGTCAGTGTGTGATAAAGAACCTGTGTTTGCGCTCCAAGTTTACGTCCTGGAGACACAACAACTGAAAACTAGACGAAACAACTGCACCTCGGTAGTGTTTCACAGACAAAACGGACGCTGAACTCCTCAACACGTCGTATCTTATGTCTTAGATCTGAGCTACAGGACCTGATAGGAAGCTGCACTACTCATCTAGCAGGACGAGACCTTCACCCCGATCCAGCCTTCAGAAGCGTTCCCACTCAGAGGTGCTATGGCAACTGTATCAGGCACACAATGGTGTGATATCTTTAAATTTTATTACTCTTTTCTATATCATTATTCTTTGTAGAAATCTTTTCGGTGTGCACACGTGAGCATACACATTGCTGGTACTTTAGGAACCTCCTTCCTGCATGTAGTAAATGGCACTATGGATTTTCTTTCCCTCATAGATACAAGAGATGAAACAACAACACGAATCAACAACACTGCTAACTGGCACGCTTTAGGCCCCAACTGCGGCGGGGTAGTCGATGCTATTTCACCCCCTCAGTCACTTCTGTAAGGGGTACGATTGAGCCGAGGAGGGCCTGTGGGACGCCGCTGAGGTcgctgttgtttttgtgtttttttgtattcTCCTCTCCTGTGGACACGGTTCCGTTGGTACCGAGAAGTGCCTGGTTGCTGCTGTTATTGCTGAAGGCTGCAGCGTTTGCATTCGTGGGTTGGCTCTTGATTCTGGACGTGCTGTTATTTTGTGCGCTCTCCTCACTGGCCTCATTGCTCTTCACACCTGCAGCCTCTGGGTTGTGGTTCATGGCGATCTGCTTTAAGGTATCGCTCGTGTTTGTGAGGGTGCTAATGATCACCGTCGCTTCTGAGGAGCTTGTTGGGGcatttgtgttgttgtttgtgtcTGTGGTGACCGCACTGGAGCTGCTGGGTTTGGAAGCTCCGTTGTGGGACGTTTCTCCGTTAGCCATGG
Proteins encoded in this region:
- the zgc:110699 gene encoding ras-related and estrogen-regulated growth inhibitor isoform X4, which encodes MIMSESVRKMLRAKLVVLGRDNCGKTALCVRFITRRFIGEYEHKREVTYRCQKIVDKEAIELEILDTVNKECVGPAASSLESSIKWGDGFLIMYSVTDRSSFEAVSRLKRLIDHVKQTLGIPAVIVANKCDMENGRVVRTDEGQALASDLRQTYDDEIRSLCGALAVVSLLVQTKNSLHYYD
- the zgc:110699 gene encoding ras-related and estrogen-regulated growth inhibitor isoform X3, producing MIMSESVRKMLRAKLVVLGRDNCGKTALCVRFITRRFIGEYEHKREVTYRCQKIVDKEAIELEILDTVNKECVGPAASSLESSIKWGDGFLIMYSVTDRSSFEAVSRLKRLIDHVKQTLGIPAVIVANKCDMENGRVVRTDEGQALASDLSQGLTGGAGAVSLSCLWQRTLRQWRPRARSSCVRCVRSSSATCWLWTSAHGCCR
- the zgc:110699 gene encoding ras-related and estrogen-regulated growth inhibitor isoform X1 — encoded protein: MSESVRKMLRAKLVVLGRDNCGKTALCVRFITRRFIGEYEHKREVTYRCQKIVDKEAIELEILDTVNKECVGPAASSLESSIKWGDGFLIMYSVTDRSSFEAVSRLKRLIDHVKQTLGIPAVIVANKCDMENGRVVRTDEGQALASDLRCSFFELSVAEDASAVEAACAQLVREVRQEFQRHLLAMDKRSRMLQMRHALKNKLTRSKTMQW
- the zgc:110699 gene encoding ras-related and estrogen-regulated growth inhibitor isoform X2, with translation MIMSESVRKMLRAKLVVLGRDNCGKTALCVRFITRRFIGEYEHKREVTYRCQKIVDKEAIELEILDTVNKECVGPAASSLESSIKWGDGFLIMYSVTDRSSFEAVSRLKRLIDHVKQTLGIPAVIVANKCDMENGRVVRTDEGQALASDLRCSFFELSVAEDASAVEAACAQLVREVRQEFQRHLLAMDKRSRMLQMRHALKNKLTRSKTMQW